CCGCTCGGGCGAGGGGGATTCCGTCGTCGAACCATGACGTTACGGGTCGCCGTCGTGTGCTTACTCCTGCTGATCGTGGGATGTGATGTGCCGCCGGAGGAAGGGGCGTCCGGGCTCCAGCCGGTCCCCGTACCCAACCTTGCCAACCGCGATGACGCGGTGCGACAGCAGCTGGAGGACGCGCGGAGCGAGCTGGATCGTCACCTGGCAGAGGACCCGGCCGCCGACGAGGCGCTGGCGTCCAGGTTCGGAACGATGGGCATGATCTACCACGTCTACGCGTTGGCCGACGAGGCGCTGGCCTGTTTCGCGAACGCAAGAACCCTCGACGGCACGGATGCCCGTTGGTCTTACTACGCGGGGGTCCTGCGAGCCGATCGTGGCGAGCTGAAGCAGGCGGCGGATCTCTTCGAGCAGGTCCTCGTCCGTGTCCCTGATGACCGCCCGTCGCTGCTGCGTCTGGGAGACGTTCGCTTCAACCAGGGGGATCTCGATCGATCGCTCGTCGCGTATCGCGAGGTCGAGTCCCGCGACCCACGAAACGCAGCGGCCCAGTACGGGTTGGGTCGGGTCGCCGTCGCTCGCCAGGAGCCCGCTGCGGCGGTGGATTACTTCCGCAAGGCCCTCGAGGTCGCGCCGGATGCGACGATGATCCACTACCCGCTATCCCAGGCCCTTCGCAAACTGGGAAGCGCGGACGAGGCGGACCGGCATCTCGCGATGCGGGGGGTTGGCGCCGTTGGCTTCGATGACCCGCTCCTGAAAGACCTGGGCCGGTTCGCCCATAACTCGACCGGTTTCCTCCGTCAGGGCAGTAGCGCGTTTCTGGAAGGGCGATTCGAAGACGCGGAGCGGGATTACCGGAAGGCGGTGGAGGCCGATCCCGAAGACCCCGAGGCCCGCAAGAGCCTCGCCTCCGCGCTGGCAAAACTGGATCGTGTTCCGGAGGCCATCGGCGAATACCACGTCGCCCTCGGCCTGGAGCCCGAGAACCCGATGGTGCTCTACAACCTCGGTTGGCTGGAAACCCGGGCCGGCCGACCACAGGTCGCACTGGGACACTACGAGGCGGTGGTTCGGATCGACCCGCAGTTCAAGGAGGCCCAACTCAATCTGGGCCTGTTGCTCGAGTCGATGTCGCGGCCGGATGAGGCGCTGATCGCCATCGACACGGTGCTGCGCATCGACCCGCAGAACACCGCCGCGGTGCTGGCGCGCCCCCGGCTCCTCGGGCAGTTGGGTCGAGACCACGAGGCGATCGCGGAGCTGAATATCGCCGTGCAGTCCAACCCCGATCACGCCGCGAGTCGGATCGCCCTGGGGATTGCGCTCACGACCGTGGGCCGCCCGGCGGAGGCCATACGAGTGCTGGAGCAGGCCTTGTCCGTCGTTGCCGATGATGGCGAGCGGGCGATCGTCGAACACAACCTGGGGCTGGCCGAGAGCGACCGCGGGCGCGACGGCGAGGCGGTGGCTCACTACCGGCGTGCCCTCTCGTTGGACCCCTCGCTGACGGATTCCCTGTTCAATCGAGCCAACGCGCTGGGTCGTCTGGGTCGCTACGACGAGGCGGCCACCGACTACGGATCGCTCCTGGAACGGCAGCCGCTGCACGTGGCGGGGCGTCTTGCACGGGCGACGGCGCTGGTGCTTGCGGGCCGCTGCAGCGACGCGGCCACGACTCTCGACGAGGGGTTGGAGCGGATACCCGGGGAGCCGCAGTGGACCCACACCCTCGCTCGTCTTCTGGCCGCGTGCGACGATCCCGAGACCCGTGACGGAGTACGTGCCGTCGAGCTGGCGGAGGTCGCCCACCGCGCGCTGGGGACCCTCGATACGGCCGAGACCATCGGGATGGCGCTGGCGGAGGCGGGTCGATACGAGGAGGCGGTCCGCTGGCAACGAAGGCTGGTGGAGGATGCCGAACGGCGTGGCGATGCTATCCTTGTAGCACGACTCCAGGGCATTCTGCGGTCGTACGAGGGTCGACAACCGTTTCGACTTCCGTCATCTCCATGACCCTCCGAGCGACCCCTGTCCCTGTGCTGTCATGAGGAGTTTTGCCATGTTGAGATCTCGTACCCCCGCTCTCGTTTTCGGTTTCGTCTTGTTGTCGTTCCTGGGTGGATCGCTTGCGCTCGCGCAATTGAGCCCCGGCAAGTTGACCGGCAAGGTCGTGGACGTGGATGGCAACCCCGTCGGCGGCTTCAAGCTGATGCTGGAGCCGGAGGACCGTGGCTCCGCGCAGCCCATGAACGTCAAGGTCAACAAGAAGGGGGCGTTCTCGATCGCGTTCCTACAGTCGGGTCGCTGGAAGATCTCCACGGTAGACGATTCCCAGTTCTTGAAATCGATGCACTACGTCCATCGTCGTGCGGACGGCATGAAGTCGGGAGACTTCGAGGCCAATGGTCATCCGACGACGGGCTTGCCGGCGTTCCAACTCGGCGTCAACGGGCACGGACATATGGATCTCGTGATTGCAGCGGGGGGCGTTCGTGAGCGTCTGGCCAAGGACCTGCGGTTGCAGGAGGTCGCCGGCCCGATCAAGAAGGCCGTCAAACTCTACGAGGAAGGGGATATGAAGGGGGTCGTCAGGGAGACGGACGGCGTTCTGGCGGAGGAGCCCGGCCTGGAGCAGGCGCTCTATCTTCGGGGCGCGGCACGCTGGCAACTCGGGGAATATGACGGGGCCGAATCGGATCTTCGTGCGGCCCTGGAGGCGGATCCCGAGCTTCATCAGGTCCACGGCCTGCTCGGAAGCGCGATCCTTCAGCGCGCCCAGTCGATGGACGAAGATGAAGACGGCGCCAAAGAACTGTTCGGGGAGGCCGCCGATCTCTTGACCGAGGAAGCCCGTCGTTCGCCGGACGATGCCTCGGTTCGATTGAATCTGGTCGTCGCCCTGGATTCCGCCGGTCGAGACGAAGAGCTGGAACCTGCGCTCAAGGCGGTCATCGAAGACGACCCGTCCAACGTCGACGCCAACGGGCGGCTGGCGCGTCTCTACGCATCCTCCGAACGAAACGACGAGGCGCTGGCGATGCTCGAGAGCCTGACCGTCGACGATCGCACGAAGGCCGACATCCTCTACAACATCGCCGTCGCCTACTACAACGATCAGGACTACGACAATGCCAGGACCTATGTCCAGCAGGTGGTCGACGCCAGGCCGGACCATGCTCTGGTCCATCGGCTTACCGGCTACCTGAGACTGAACGCCGGAGATCGTCCCGGCGCCGTCGAGTCCCTGAAGCGGTATGTCGAGTTGGCCGGTCCCGATCAGACCCTCCAGGAGCAGGAGCTGATCGGCGCGCTGGAAAAGAGTCTCGACGGCTCC
The genomic region above belongs to Acidobacteriota bacterium and contains:
- a CDS encoding tetratricopeptide repeat protein; protein product: MTLRVAVVCLLLLIVGCDVPPEEGASGLQPVPVPNLANRDDAVRQQLEDARSELDRHLAEDPAADEALASRFGTMGMIYHVYALADEALACFANARTLDGTDARWSYYAGVLRADRGELKQAADLFEQVLVRVPDDRPSLLRLGDVRFNQGDLDRSLVAYREVESRDPRNAAAQYGLGRVAVARQEPAAAVDYFRKALEVAPDATMIHYPLSQALRKLGSADEADRHLAMRGVGAVGFDDPLLKDLGRFAHNSTGFLRQGSSAFLEGRFEDAERDYRKAVEADPEDPEARKSLASALAKLDRVPEAIGEYHVALGLEPENPMVLYNLGWLETRAGRPQVALGHYEAVVRIDPQFKEAQLNLGLLLESMSRPDEALIAIDTVLRIDPQNTAAVLARPRLLGQLGRDHEAIAELNIAVQSNPDHAASRIALGIALTTVGRPAEAIRVLEQALSVVADDGERAIVEHNLGLAESDRGRDGEAVAHYRRALSLDPSLTDSLFNRANALGRLGRYDEAATDYGSLLERQPLHVAGRLARATALVLAGRCSDAATTLDEGLERIPGEPQWTHTLARLLAACDDPETRDGVRAVELAEVAHRALGTLDTAETIGMALAEAGRYEEAVRWQRRLVEDAERRGDAILVARLQGILRSYEGRQPFRLPSSP
- a CDS encoding tetratricopeptide repeat protein, with protein sequence MLRSRTPALVFGFVLLSFLGGSLALAQLSPGKLTGKVVDVDGNPVGGFKLMLEPEDRGSAQPMNVKVNKKGAFSIAFLQSGRWKISTVDDSQFLKSMHYVHRRADGMKSGDFEANGHPTTGLPAFQLGVNGHGHMDLVIAAGGVRERLAKDLRLQEVAGPIKKAVKLYEEGDMKGVVRETDGVLAEEPGLEQALYLRGAARWQLGEYDGAESDLRAALEADPELHQVHGLLGSAILQRAQSMDEDEDGAKELFGEAADLLTEEARRSPDDASVRLNLVVALDSAGRDEELEPALKAVIEDDPSNVDANGRLARLYASSERNDEALAMLESLTVDDRTKADILYNIAVAYYNDQDYDNARTYVQQVVDARPDHALVHRLTGYLRLNAGDRPGAVESLKRYVELAGPDQTLQEQELIGALEKSLDGS